A single Gasterosteus aculeatus chromosome 2, fGasAcu3.hap1.1, whole genome shotgun sequence DNA region contains:
- the LOC120829505 gene encoding glutathione S-transferase Mu 4: MTMKLAYWDIRGLAQPARLLLEYTGSKYEDRFYICGDAPDYSRKSWLDVKDKLGMHFPNLPYLEDGDRKIVQSNAIMRYIARKHNMCGETEDEKVRVDFLENQAMDFRNGFVRLCYSDYDNMKAGYLENLPKLLKQFSDYLGDRKWFAGDKITYVDFIMYELLDQHKMFHPTCLDDFKNLQDLLTRFEALEKIAAYMKSNRFMKTPVNGRVAKWGNKKE; this comes from the exons ATGACGATGAAACTGGCTTACTGGGACATTCGTGGG CTCGCCCAGCCCGCCCGTCTGCTGCTGGAGTACACCGGCTCCAAGTATGAGGACAGGTTTTACATCTGTGGAGATG CTCCCGACTACAGCAGGAAAAGCTGGTTGGATGTAAAAGACAAACTTGGGATGCACTTCCCCAAT CTGCCGTACTTGGAGGATGGGGACAGGAAGATCGTGCAGAGCAATGCTATCATGAGATACATCGCTCGTAAGCACAATATGT GTGGAGAGACAGAGGATGAGAAAGTCCGCGTGGACTTCTTGGAGAACCAGGCGATGGACTTCAGGAACGGCTTTGTGCGGCTTTGCTACTCTGATTAT GACAATATGAAGGCAGGTTACCTGGAGAATCTGCCAAAGCTACTGAAGCAGTTCTCAGATTACTTgggggacaggaagtggtttgCTGGTGACAAG ATCACTTATGTGGACTTCATCATGTACGAGCTGTTGGACCAACACAAGATGTTCCATCCCACGTGTCTGGATGACTTCAAGAACCTCCAAGATCTTCTAACCCGTTTCGAG GCTCTCGAGAAGATCGCTGCCTACATGAAGTCAAACAGATTCATGAAGACTCCCGTCAACGGCAGGGTGGCCAAGTGGGGAAACAAGAAAGAGTAG
- the LOC120829361 gene encoding glutathione S-transferase Mu 4 translates to MTMKLAYWDIRGLAQPARLLLEYTGSKYEDKFYVYGDAPDYSRKSWLDVKDKLGMHFPNLPYLEDGDRKIVQSNAIMRYIARKHNMCGETEDEKVRVDFLENQAMDFRNGFVRLCYSDYDNMKAGYLENLPKLLKQFSDYLGDRKWFAGDKITYVDFIMYELLDQHKMFHPTCLDDFKNLQDLLTRFEALEKIAAYMKSNRFMKTPVNGRVAKWGNKKE, encoded by the exons ATGACAATGAAACTGGCTTACTGGGACATTCGTGGG CTCGCCCAGCCCGCCCGTCTGCTGCTGGAGTACACCGGCTCCAAGTATGAGGACAAGTTTTACGTCTATGGAGATG CTCCCGACTACAGCAGGAAAAGCTGGTTGGATGTAAAAGACAAACTTGGGATGCACTTCCCCAAT CTGCCGTACTTGGAGGATGGGGACAGGAAGATCGTGCAGAGCAATGCTATCATGAGATACATCGCTCGTAAGCACAATATGT GTGGAGAGACAGAGGATGAGAAAGTCCGCGTGGACTTCTTGGAGAACCAGGCGATGGACTTCAGGAACGGCTTTGTGCGGCTTTGCTACTCTGATTAT GACAATATGAAGGCAGGTTACCTGGAGAATCTGCCAAAGCTACTGAAGCAGTTCTCAGATTACTTgggggacaggaagtggtttgCTGGTGACAAG ATCACTTATGTGGACTTCATCATGTACGAGCTGTTGGACCAACACAAGATGTTCCATCCCACGTGTCTGGATGACTTCAAGAACCTCCAAGATCTTCTAACCCGTTTCGAG GCTCTCGAGAAGATCGCTGCCTACATGAAGTCAAACAGATTCATGAAGACTCCCGTCAACGGCAGGGTGGCCAAGTGGGGAAACAAGAAAGAGTAG
- the eps8l3b gene encoding epidermal growth factor receptor kinase substrate 8-like protein 3b isoform X1 → MFGNGTHFSFSPRGFSPEDLPPQRRAFQQDDLNVAPLQRNNMSRPSGKSIYMQRKEYSEVLDRHPDNFHVRVEHLITCKLDGQEVKTVDDCLAKLKRLDAKGRLWPQEMGMEIQGGYLLLSDIETKSELESLPLRSILETKAVLDSCAYNSLLILTVQERGRRVPQVFMFQCEETGADLIKKDLGEVIRKGGDDDGPRRAQPDIRADLENIIGQQVSGSFRQAGPRPVQRERSPPPLDQPAAGWRSREPENVPPPPYVGSQEAEMYRPGLRGSYIDPEAAEQMEIERNTDILNHILNDVEFFMDKVSAANETSLPEVKKKKKKKSKKNEAPAIILPPWEEYVSFLQRVKYGFNLLAQLDGCLSGPTAPDYVHIFFDSLGAILPRYPADLPPTVLSPLLTEAALQLMCEVVSPEEDLLWRSLGDSWNIPGSRWPDDDVPPYIPEFYNGWQPPPPSSMPSPLPYQSGPSSTSSSQHFPSSPRGPPLYMQVIYDFVAKNSQELSVMKGDVVQVVQKSKQWWLVRNGGGEEGHIPQNVLEPMQSRGPMEDLPRDSRRPVTLDMNSSSTEVKAWLEHKGFSRITVSSLGVLTGNLLLGMTKDEIRTVCPEEGGKVFFQLQGIKSAIALASEPSGLYGRY, encoded by the exons ATGTTTGGAAACGGCACACACTTCTCGTTTTCCCCGAG GGGTTTCTCACCGGAGGACCTCCCTCCGCAGAGGCGAGCTTTCCAACAAGATGACCTCAATGTTGCTCCTCTGCAGAGAAACAATATGTCTAGACCCAGTGGGAAATCTATATACA TGCAAAGAAAGGAGTATTCAGAGGTGCTGGACAGACATCCTGACAACTTTCATGTCCGAGTGGAG CACCTGATCACCTGCAAGCTGGACGGGCAGGAGGTGAAAACAGTGGACGACTGTTTGGCCAAACTCAAGAGGCTGGATGCCAAAGGTCGACTGTGGCCTCAGGAGATGGGGATGGAGATTCAGGGCGGATATCTACTGCTCAGTGACATTGAAACCAAG TCGGAGCTGGAGTCGCTGCCTTTGCGCAGCATCTTGGAAACCAAAGCTGTGCTGGATAGCTGCGCCTACAACTCCCTGCTGATCCTAACTGTGCAGGAGCGCGGCAGACGGGTCCCCCAGGTCTTCATGTTCCAGTGTGAGGAGACCGGG GCGGACCTGATCAAGAAGGATTTGGGCGAGGTAATCCGAAAaggaggtgatgatgatggacCGCGCAGAGCCCAGCCGGACATCAG GGCCGATCTGGAGAACATCATCGGGCAACAGGTTTCAGGGAGTTTTCGGCAAGCCGGGCCTCGTCCTGTCCAGCGAGAGAGGAGCCCGCCCCCACTGGACCAGCCGGCCGCtgggtggaggagcagagaaccAG AAAACGTGCCTCCTCCACCTTATGTTGGCTCACAAGAAGCAGAGATGTACCGACCTGGTCTTCGTGGGTCATATATTGACCCAGAGGCCGCTGAGCAGATGGAGATAGAGAGGAACACG GACATTTTAAACCACATCCTAAATGATGTGGAGTTCTTCATGGATAAAGTGTCTGCGGCAAATGAAACTTCTTTACCGGaagtcaagaagaagaaaaagaaaaaatctaagaaaaatg AAGCACCTGCTATCATTCTGCCTCCCTGGGAGGAATATGTTTCCTTTCTTCAGAGAGTCAAGTATGGATTCAATCTCCTG GCCCAGCTGGACGGGTGTCTATCCGGCCCTACTGCTCCTGACTACGTCCACATCTTCTTCGATAGTTTAGGCGCG ATACTGCCCCGGTACCCCGCGGATCTTCCCCCCACTGTTCTCTCTCCGCTGCTGACGGAGGCAGCGTTGCAGCTGATGTGTGAGGTCGTCAGCCCAGAGGAGGACCTTCTGTGGAGGTCTCTGGGAGACAGCTGGAATATCCCCGG TTCTAGATGGCCGGACGACGACGTCCCGCCTTACATCCCAGAGTTCTATAATGGCtggcagccgccccccccctcgagcatgccctcccctctcccttaTCAGAGCGGTCCATCGAGCACGAGCAGCAGCCAGCACTTCCCATCGAGCCCACGGGGGCCCCCCCTGTACATGCAGGTCATTTACGACTTTGTGGCCAAGAACAGCCAAGAGCTGAGCGTCATGAAGGGGGATGTTGTTCAG GTGGTTCAGAAGTCCAAGCAATGGTGGCTTGTCCGTAACGGCGGCGGCGAGGAAGGCCACATTCCCCAGAATGTTCTGGAGCCGATGCAGAGCAGGGGGCCCATGGAGGACCTACCG CGGGACAGTCGCCGTCCTGTGACTCTGGACATGAACTCCTCGTCCACAGAGGTCAAAGCCTGGCTGGAGCACAAAGGTTTCTCCAGAAT CACTGTGTCCAGCCTCGGGGTGCTGACCGGTAATCTGCTCCTGGGGATGACCAAGGATGAGATCAGGACGGTGTGTCCCGAGGAAGGAGGCAAGGTCTTCTTCCAGCTGCAGGGCATCAAGTCAGCCATCGCG CTCGCCAGTGAACCATCCGGCCTGTACGGCCGCTACTGA
- the eps8l3b gene encoding epidermal growth factor receptor kinase substrate 8-like protein 3b isoform X2, whose product MFGNGTHFSFSPRGFSPEDLPPQRRAFQQDDLNVAPLQRNNMSRPSGKSIYMQRKEYSEVLDRHPDNFHVRVEHLITCKLDGQEVKTVDDCLAKLKRLDAKGRLWPQEMGMEIQGGYLLLSDIETKSELESLPLRSILETKAVLDSCAYNSLLILTVQERGRRVPQVFMFQCEETGADLIKKDLGEVIRKGGDDDGPRRAQPDIRADLENIIGQQVSGSFRQAGPRPVQRERSPPPLDQPAAGWRSREPENVPPPPYVGSQEAEMYRPGLRGSYIDPEAAEQMEIERNTDILNHILNDVEFFMDKVSAANETSLPEVKKKKKKKSKKNAPAIILPPWEEYVSFLQRVKYGFNLLAQLDGCLSGPTAPDYVHIFFDSLGAILPRYPADLPPTVLSPLLTEAALQLMCEVVSPEEDLLWRSLGDSWNIPGSRWPDDDVPPYIPEFYNGWQPPPPSSMPSPLPYQSGPSSTSSSQHFPSSPRGPPLYMQVIYDFVAKNSQELSVMKGDVVQVVQKSKQWWLVRNGGGEEGHIPQNVLEPMQSRGPMEDLPRDSRRPVTLDMNSSSTEVKAWLEHKGFSRITVSSLGVLTGNLLLGMTKDEIRTVCPEEGGKVFFQLQGIKSAIALASEPSGLYGRY is encoded by the exons ATGTTTGGAAACGGCACACACTTCTCGTTTTCCCCGAG GGGTTTCTCACCGGAGGACCTCCCTCCGCAGAGGCGAGCTTTCCAACAAGATGACCTCAATGTTGCTCCTCTGCAGAGAAACAATATGTCTAGACCCAGTGGGAAATCTATATACA TGCAAAGAAAGGAGTATTCAGAGGTGCTGGACAGACATCCTGACAACTTTCATGTCCGAGTGGAG CACCTGATCACCTGCAAGCTGGACGGGCAGGAGGTGAAAACAGTGGACGACTGTTTGGCCAAACTCAAGAGGCTGGATGCCAAAGGTCGACTGTGGCCTCAGGAGATGGGGATGGAGATTCAGGGCGGATATCTACTGCTCAGTGACATTGAAACCAAG TCGGAGCTGGAGTCGCTGCCTTTGCGCAGCATCTTGGAAACCAAAGCTGTGCTGGATAGCTGCGCCTACAACTCCCTGCTGATCCTAACTGTGCAGGAGCGCGGCAGACGGGTCCCCCAGGTCTTCATGTTCCAGTGTGAGGAGACCGGG GCGGACCTGATCAAGAAGGATTTGGGCGAGGTAATCCGAAAaggaggtgatgatgatggacCGCGCAGAGCCCAGCCGGACATCAG GGCCGATCTGGAGAACATCATCGGGCAACAGGTTTCAGGGAGTTTTCGGCAAGCCGGGCCTCGTCCTGTCCAGCGAGAGAGGAGCCCGCCCCCACTGGACCAGCCGGCCGCtgggtggaggagcagagaaccAG AAAACGTGCCTCCTCCACCTTATGTTGGCTCACAAGAAGCAGAGATGTACCGACCTGGTCTTCGTGGGTCATATATTGACCCAGAGGCCGCTGAGCAGATGGAGATAGAGAGGAACACG GACATTTTAAACCACATCCTAAATGATGTGGAGTTCTTCATGGATAAAGTGTCTGCGGCAAATGAAACTTCTTTACCGGaagtcaagaagaagaaaaagaaaaaatctaagaaaaatg CACCTGCTATCATTCTGCCTCCCTGGGAGGAATATGTTTCCTTTCTTCAGAGAGTCAAGTATGGATTCAATCTCCTG GCCCAGCTGGACGGGTGTCTATCCGGCCCTACTGCTCCTGACTACGTCCACATCTTCTTCGATAGTTTAGGCGCG ATACTGCCCCGGTACCCCGCGGATCTTCCCCCCACTGTTCTCTCTCCGCTGCTGACGGAGGCAGCGTTGCAGCTGATGTGTGAGGTCGTCAGCCCAGAGGAGGACCTTCTGTGGAGGTCTCTGGGAGACAGCTGGAATATCCCCGG TTCTAGATGGCCGGACGACGACGTCCCGCCTTACATCCCAGAGTTCTATAATGGCtggcagccgccccccccctcgagcatgccctcccctctcccttaTCAGAGCGGTCCATCGAGCACGAGCAGCAGCCAGCACTTCCCATCGAGCCCACGGGGGCCCCCCCTGTACATGCAGGTCATTTACGACTTTGTGGCCAAGAACAGCCAAGAGCTGAGCGTCATGAAGGGGGATGTTGTTCAG GTGGTTCAGAAGTCCAAGCAATGGTGGCTTGTCCGTAACGGCGGCGGCGAGGAAGGCCACATTCCCCAGAATGTTCTGGAGCCGATGCAGAGCAGGGGGCCCATGGAGGACCTACCG CGGGACAGTCGCCGTCCTGTGACTCTGGACATGAACTCCTCGTCCACAGAGGTCAAAGCCTGGCTGGAGCACAAAGGTTTCTCCAGAAT CACTGTGTCCAGCCTCGGGGTGCTGACCGGTAATCTGCTCCTGGGGATGACCAAGGATGAGATCAGGACGGTGTGTCCCGAGGAAGGAGGCAAGGTCTTCTTCCAGCTGCAGGGCATCAAGTCAGCCATCGCG CTCGCCAGTGAACCATCCGGCCTGTACGGCCGCTACTGA
- the atp5pb gene encoding ATP synthase peripheral stalk subunit b, mitochondrial isoform X1: MLSRLVVVSAHGLKSSSPLGAGCYVVSRSLVQASRSLHTSSQSRAPLPPLPEKGGQVRHGIFPEEIFQLLYPKTGVTGPYMLGTGLLMYMLSKEIYVINHETFAAASIGAVIIYGVKKFGPSVAAFADKLNDDKVAKAQEVKDVSLTSLAQAIEDEKKEQWRVEGRAMLFDAKRNNVAMQLETNYRERLHMVTNEVKRRLDYQVALQNLHIQMEKEHMVKWVEKSVIGSITPQQEKESIAKCITDLKALARATQTSATA, encoded by the exons ATGCTGTCAAGACTCGTGGTTGTGTCAG CTCATGGCCTGAAAAGCAGCAGTCCCCTTGGAGCTGG TTGTTATGTTGTCTCCCGCAGTCTGGTCCAGGCTTCTCGCTCCCTGCACACATCGTCCCAGAGTCGGGCCCCATTGCCCCCTCTGCCAGAGAAGGGAGGCCAAGTCCGCCATGGCATTTTCCCTGAGGAGATTTTCCAGCTCCTCTATCCCAAAACTGGAGTTACAG GACCGTACATGCTGGGCACTGGCCTCCTCATGTACATGCTGTCCAAGGAAATCTACGTCATCAACCATGAGACCTTTGCTGCTGCTTCCATCGGCGCTGTCATCATTTACGGTGTCAAGAAATTTGGCCCAAGTGTTGCAGCTTTTGCTGACAAACTGAACGAC gacAAAGTGGCTAAGGCTCAAGAGGTGAAGGATGTGTCCCTTACCAGCTTGGCTCAGGCTATTGAGGATGAGAAGAAGGAACAGTGGAGAGTGGAGGGAAGAGCAATGCTCTTTGATGCTAAAAGG AACAATGTGGCCATGCAGTTGGAGACCAACTACAGAGAGAGGCTACACATGGTGACCAACGAGGTGAAGAGGCGCCTGGACTACCAGGTCGCGCTGCAGAATCTCCACATCCAGATGGAGAAGGAGCACATGGTCAAATGGGTGGAGAAGAGCGTCATCGGCAGCATCACTCCTCAGCAG gagaAAGAGAGCATCGCCAAGTGCATCACAGACCTGAAGGCTCTGGCCAGGGCCACTCAGACCAGCGCTACGGCCTAA
- the atp5pb gene encoding ATP synthase peripheral stalk subunit b, mitochondrial isoform X2 has protein sequence MLSRLVVVSAHGLKSSSPLGAGLVQASRSLHTSSQSRAPLPPLPEKGGQVRHGIFPEEIFQLLYPKTGVTGPYMLGTGLLMYMLSKEIYVINHETFAAASIGAVIIYGVKKFGPSVAAFADKLNDDKVAKAQEVKDVSLTSLAQAIEDEKKEQWRVEGRAMLFDAKRNNVAMQLETNYRERLHMVTNEVKRRLDYQVALQNLHIQMEKEHMVKWVEKSVIGSITPQQEKESIAKCITDLKALARATQTSATA, from the exons ATGCTGTCAAGACTCGTGGTTGTGTCAG CTCATGGCCTGAAAAGCAGCAGTCCCCTTGGAGCTGG TCTGGTCCAGGCTTCTCGCTCCCTGCACACATCGTCCCAGAGTCGGGCCCCATTGCCCCCTCTGCCAGAGAAGGGAGGCCAAGTCCGCCATGGCATTTTCCCTGAGGAGATTTTCCAGCTCCTCTATCCCAAAACTGGAGTTACAG GACCGTACATGCTGGGCACTGGCCTCCTCATGTACATGCTGTCCAAGGAAATCTACGTCATCAACCATGAGACCTTTGCTGCTGCTTCCATCGGCGCTGTCATCATTTACGGTGTCAAGAAATTTGGCCCAAGTGTTGCAGCTTTTGCTGACAAACTGAACGAC gacAAAGTGGCTAAGGCTCAAGAGGTGAAGGATGTGTCCCTTACCAGCTTGGCTCAGGCTATTGAGGATGAGAAGAAGGAACAGTGGAGAGTGGAGGGAAGAGCAATGCTCTTTGATGCTAAAAGG AACAATGTGGCCATGCAGTTGGAGACCAACTACAGAGAGAGGCTACACATGGTGACCAACGAGGTGAAGAGGCGCCTGGACTACCAGGTCGCGCTGCAGAATCTCCACATCCAGATGGAGAAGGAGCACATGGTCAAATGGGTGGAGAAGAGCGTCATCGGCAGCATCACTCCTCAGCAG gagaAAGAGAGCATCGCCAAGTGCATCACAGACCTGAAGGCTCTGGCCAGGGCCACTCAGACCAGCGCTACGGCCTAA
- the traf3ip3 gene encoding uncharacterized protein traf3ip3: MDALTVSGIQLSPVRHFERMVDIRAEKREHLRGRNNVTSCRSPTREVDTRRIKNELKEKRQREFLRRRSVSPEACASNTTNYYSGQKRSPNTFSMKQYSSISKSETLHTNVQYTPTADGKRTMFLTPNSSVSGGQSTSNWASLWTEQVTLLRQEKGQARKQASNSTPAAKESNQLRAASADRRENSVNAQKTNLKAFIRAEKILQKNIQRETSVQTESGLVMVRESDLQKLTDYLQEALWREEVMKKKLSALQEATSSLVNSSSTIWRARCSEDLLRSKIQALEAQLQVCLQKLPKDGVKKLGIQLERQKLVYEEKALIALQKVIQEKTDALIKAETMQEALITAKAEAVKWQSLYEELQLSYGKLMENQYLSIEQLQQLHSQVERIRTREAELEEEVVSLQREKKELQYNICLLKEDYEILTEEIQHQKDDGNESQGFVVHALPTSEEEEPRVRRDSQVEEQLRHTQDKLLLKEKECEELQTELHTMEQECRSSQARLSQCRDELRQLSHRSRRPTRCGSWWKVCVTFLLLLAVAGVAILWLWHPPFREQVEDLYSDMETRIENYLMDMASPQHSGCFRPI; the protein is encoded by the exons ATGGACGCCCTGACTGTCAGTGGGATCCAGCTCTCTCCAGTGAGACACTTTGAACGGATGGTGGACATCAGGGCAGAGAAACGGGAACACCTGCGAGGACGCAACAACGTGACGTCATGTCGCAGCCCCACTCGAGAAGTGGACACCAGACGGATCAAGAATGAACTGAAGGAAAAAAGGCAACGTGAATTTCTGAGGAGGAGATCAGTGAGCCCCGAGGCGTGTGCTTCGAATACTACAAACTATTATTCTGGGCAAAAACGTTcaccaaatacattttccatgaAACAATACAGTTCAATTAGCAAGTCGGAGACATTGCACACAAATGTCCAGTATACTCCAACCGCTGATGGGAAGCGCACTATGTTTTTAACACCAAACAGCAGCGTTTCTGGAGGCCAAAGCACCAGCAACTGG GCTTCATTATGGACAGAACAGGTAACTCTGCTGAGGCAGGAGAAAGGCCAAGCAAGGAAACAAGCATCTAACTCCACGCCAGCAGCAAAGGAATCGAACCAGCTCCGGGCGGCGAGCGCGGACAGAAGAGAGAATAGTGTTAATG CTCAAAAGACAAACCTCAAAGCATTCATCCGAGCAGAAAAGATTCTCCAGAAGAATATACAGCGAGAGACCAGCGTGCAGACAGA GTCAGGTCTTGTCATGGTCAGAGAGTCT GATCTTCAGAAGCTAACTGACTACTTGCAG GAGGCCctgtggagagaggaggtgatgaagaagaagctttCCGCCCTCCAAGAAGCCACGTCCAGCCTGGTGAACTCCTCCAGCACAATATGGAGG GCTCGCTGCTCTGAAGACTTGCTGAGAAGCAAGATCCAGGCTCTGGAAGCGCAGCTGCAAGTCTGCCTGCAG AAGCTTCCCAAAGATGGAGTGAAAAAACTGGGGATACAGCTGGAGAGGCAGAAACTGGTGTATGAGGAGAAGGCCCTGATCGCCCTGCAGAAGGTCATACAGGAAAAAACTGATGCGCTCATCAAGGCTGAGACAATGCAG GAAGCGCTGATTACAGCGAAAGCAGAGGCAGTGAAGTGGCAGAGCCTTtatgaagagctgcagctgagCTATGGAAAGCTTATGGAGAACCAATACCTCAGTATtgaacagctgcagcagctgcacagccAAGTCGAG CGGATCAGAACCAGGGAggccgagctggaggaggaggtggtgtcaTTGCAACGAGAGAAGAAGGAGCTCCAGTACAACATCTGTCTGCTGAAGGAAGACTATGAGATTTTAACAGAGGAAATCCAGCACCAGAAAG ACGACGGCAATGAGAGTCAGGGCTTTGTGGTGCATGCGCTTCCGAcgtcagaggaagaagagcctcGCGTGAGGAGAGACTctcaggtggaggagcagctccGCCACACTCAGGACAAACTCCTACTCAaagagaaagag TGCGAGGAGCTGCAGACAGAGCTGCACACCATGGAGCAGGAATGCCGGTCCAGCCAGGCCCGGCTGTCGCAGTGCAGGGACGAGCTCCGGCAACTCAGCCACCGCAGCAGGAGACCG ACACGATGTGGCTCCTGGTGGAAAGTGTGCGtgaccttcctccttctccttgctGTGGCGGGCGTTGCCATTTTGTGGCTGTGGCATCCTCCTTTCAGGGAGCAAGTGGAAGACCTGTACTCAGACATGGAAACACGTATTGAAAACTATCTCATGGACATGGCGTCTCCTCAACACTCAGGCTGTTTTAGACCAATATGA